CCCCGATACAAATGGTTTACTTTGGCGTGTATTAAATTAATACAAGGCCAACATTTCATCTTTCCGTTTTCGACAAACATCCAGTCGTATTTTGACAACCATTTTTCGTTAAACCCTCTCGGTCTGCAAAcctttttgttaatgtttgtagattctgTTTCAGTTTCATTTGAGGACGAGTCAGTGACAGGGTTTTCCTCACGTGCAGACTGCAGAAGACAGAAAACACGTCATCTTCTGTTGGTgtgccattttttgttgaatggtttTCCATATAAAGAGACGTAGAGGTTTCTCTGATAATTAAATCGCAACACAGTCTACCTTACTACTTCGCACAAATCGGTAAATTCTTTACAATATTGGGTACAAAATTTCGCATTGCCGTTATTCATGGTAATTACGTTGCACCATCAATGATGCATTCAGAATtattttgagggtcattttgaAATTCATTGTGTTAAAACGCACAAAATTGTGCGTCAAGGAAAACCCTATTTGGCGACATTTACATGCTATCAAACTaggaaaaaaatgtatgaaactcTTTGGTGTATAATACGCACCCctttgtgaaaatgaaaaaaaatcataaaaaaactgCGTAATATTATACtaatatattcaagtttttatggtaaaggtcatttttgagtttcagcaattttttttactttgagtttttggcattttcagaaaaatcaatCAATAGAAATGACTGAAatttacaattgacctttatttatgcataCCATATTAAGTAAATAAGTTAATTTCAAGCTGCAATATTGAGTGTAAATATAGTTtcagcagttttcaaacactcagtctgtaaatttatagattctATTTTTGTTCCAATGAAATAGCTGTTTCTATCAAAACCACATATTAATTTGATGCctgcaaaattaaatgatttcgcTGAATGTTAAATATCAACAGTATGAAGAAGTGTAATAGTTTTTCTTTTCACATTGCAGAGGTGACGATTGGGAAAAACGTGATTATTGATATGAATTCCAAGtcgaaattattgttttatataaagggcCAAGTTGTGCCAAGGCTTTTGACTTACACATACATAACATCATGCAGGAAGTTGACCTGTTGTCCATCAAGAAAGCTTTTGACAGGTTGTAGTGCACAAGAGCAAGGATACACAAACCAGAGAGCAAAATTTGTAACCCAGAGTGCACAATGTTTAATACAGAGAGCAAAATTAATGCAGAGTGTGAATTGGTTTGTGCAGAATGCAAAATTATTAGGTCAGAATGGTAAATTTCGAACAGAAGATATAATGCCTCCAGCCCAAATTGTTCTACAGGCGAGATTTTACAGTTCATCTGTATTTGTGAGTGACAGACATTCTGATTCATCGTCTAGTTTCcagtttgaccatgaccttgaagaAAAACTTTCTGACATTGAGAAGTTGAAGACAAATTTACAAAGGAGAGGATTACATATTGATGTTGAACAGTTGGTAAGCATTTTACTAAGCTTACCACATGAAAACTTACTGCTTTAAAGCAgctttatatgaaaatatactttgaaatcattaaaattcatGAGGCACTGCTTCAGCAAACTtgtgtttggaaaaaaaatgaaatgatcacaaaatactttgaaaatcaaTTAGTGAAGCAGTTGTTGTTACTAAAAGTTTTTTGTTGCAAAGTATTTTCATTGGTATTGTAGCTACTAAATATAGGCAGCTTATTTTGCATTGTGGAAATGTTTGCAACTTTTGCAAATATTATATGGTATATTTGCATTCTTAAAAATTAGGCATAACCTAATGCAAAATAGCATGAAATCCAAGATTTGACACGatactttgacaaaaatattgtCCTGGTACCGTAAGTTTATTTTTAATTAGCAGTTTGCTTGCTAATacttaaacctttagcctgctggcggcatgtgatttTTCCTTTGCAAATACATAACTGCAAAcagttcatttttttatttacttttatttttgccaaatttttgtaacccaaattttggcaaaagtaattttacataaaatatccCGGATCGATGTAACTGAAACTGTTTGAATAACCCAATGATAAGTTGCAATATTACTGTTTCAGAGGAGAGATTACCTGGAGTATGTTGAGTTACATAAAGAGAAATTTAGACTTGAAACAGAGAGGGAAGACATTGCCAGACAGATTGCTGTCATCGTTGCTCAACAAAAGGAAAGTAAAACAAAGGTAAGATAACTGTGATGTATTACAGAGATTCTCTCAGTGTGACTTTATTTACATGTGAAAATACAAATCTGAGGGTCTTCTATGGCTGAGTGGTTGAGGTTGTAGACTTTCTTGTCCTTCTGTGTTGTGGGTTTCAGACTCTAGTTTGGcaatagaattctttcatgtgttgAAGATGTCCAGCTTGGTTCAGGAACGctggtggttctacacaggtgcctttaaaaaaagaaaaacaaagaaattttgatTGTGGCAAAATTCAattacttagaaaaaaaatgaggACTTGAAAGATGATGTTCATACAATAACAAGATATTACCATGTCCAGATCACAAGAGATTGTTAAATTACTGTATTTGTTAATGACAACTGGATCTTTGAGTTTCAAATTAAACTTTTCTACCTTACAGTCAAAAGAACAGATTTCCCAAATGAAGAAGCTTGTTGAAAAAGGCAAGAATGCAAAGACACGTCAGAAAGAACTTATGGTATGTGAAACATTCATACATTGTTAATGAATACTCTTTGGTAATGACCCTGTCAATAGATCTTGAGTCTGTTAAAAAAGAGTAACAGGTGGAGTGTACTAGCCAGAGGCCATTTGATTgcaaaaaaagtaatttaatatGTATACACAACAATGAAATTATCTCACTTCCTATAGAGTAAATTTGAGAGGGCCAAGTGTCGGGAAGTTGTATTAGGCTCTACCCTCCATGACCACACCTCACCAGTGCTGTTTCTTTGCAGGAAGATTTAGATTTGGTCAAAATTTTCATAACACGCAAGCATACACTGAAGCAACAACTGAACTGTATAACTTAGTAAATGTCCCTGTATGGTATTTCTGTGACAGTTTTGCAGCACTTCCCATAAAACTACACTTTGTAAGACTTAAGACTGTAATGGCCAAGAACGTTACAGAAAATCCTGTATTTCCAATTGCAAGTTTGGCCTAAAGGAATATGACagtaaaataatgcaaaatagtGCAATGGGGTTAGTTTATAGTAATTATGTATAAATGCATTCTTAAGAAAACTTCTCAAAATTCAGAATCCGAAGCCATTTAGTGTTTTCATGGGTTAAGGCATGTAATTTTATTGCCGTTTCCAGTCAGTTAAAATGAGCAGTTgacattaaaaaagttattctCTTGTTAAaccttatttaaatatttagatattacaAAATTTGATACAGTCTATAAAATGTTGGATTGTGTCTATCTATTTATAGGGGAAGTATTGGGATGTTGAAGAGAAAGTGATGATTAGTGCATTATCCTTGCCTAGCAACCTCTCACAAGATGTTGTAAGTATCCTTTAACTGGTAAATACATGTACTCTACTTTCATATGTTGAACTTTGTCTGTTTCCCTCAGATTTAGTGTGACTCCACACAAAAAGCATTATGGCAACactgaaaaaaatcagttttgacacttctgtggaaaaaaatcattgtgGCACTACTCATGAAAATCAGCATTTTGACACGATTGAAAAAAGTGgtatgtcagaactgaaaaagtTAGCTTGCATTAAGGCTGTAATGAAAAGAAAGTCAGTATTGTGGTGCTACTGAAAAAAGAAGTATTAAAGTCACCACTAAAAAGTGAACATTGTGgcactactgaaaaaaaaatcattttggccCATTAGATAAATGCAGCATTAAGTCAGCACTGAAAAAGCAGTTGGGCACTTCTGAAAAAATCAGCATAAAGTCAGCATAGGCAAGTCTGAAAAAAATCAGCATAAAGTCAGCATAGGCAAGTCTGAAAAAATCAGCATTAAGTCGGCATAGGCACATCTGAAAATATCAGCATAAAGTCGGCATAGGCACATCTGAAAATATCAGCATAAAGTCGGCATAGGCACATCTGAAAAAATCAGCATAAAGTCGGCATAGGCACATCTGAAAATATCAGCATAAAGTCAGCATAGGCACATCTGAAAATATCAGCATAAAGTCAGCATAGGCACATCTGAAAATATCAGCATAAAGTCAGCATAGGCACATCTGAAAATATCAGCATAAAGTCAGCATAGGCACATCTGAAAATATCAGCATTAAGTCAGCATAGGCACATCTGAAAATATCAGCATAAAGTCAGCATAGGCACATCTGAAAATATCAGCATTAAGTCAGCATAGGCACATTTGAAAATATCAGCATAAAGTCAGCATAGGCACATCTGAAAATATCAGCATAAAGTCAGCATAGGCACATCTGAAAATATCAGCATTAAGTCAGCATAGGCACATCTGAAAATATCAGCATAAAGTCAGCATAGGCACATCTGAAAATATCAGCATAAAGTCAGCATAGGCACATCTGAAAATATCAGCATAAAGTCAGCATAGGCACATCTGAAAAAATCAGCATTAAGACTCTGCTGAGTACTGAAGAAAAAAACCAGCATTTTGGCAGTACTGAAAAGCAATAAGAAAATACTGCAAAAAAATGAACATCAAGCCACTACTGGAAAAATCAGCATTAAGGCTTTAGCACAACTAAAAAAATtcagcacctggggtcttcctccaccatcaaagctggaaagtcaccatatgacctataattgtgtcggtgcaatgttaaacccaactaaaaaaGTCAGcattgaaaaacaacaacagcagtgAGACTCCTCTGAAAACATATCAGCAGTTTTGCATTTATAGATGCTATCCCTTAATTTAGAGATAAAGCTATATGAACTTTTCTAGGTTTTTTATAGAATGATACAATAAtacatattaacccttatcatgctggacatgattgattctgcctttgcgaccagtgtagatcatgaacaGCCTGCACATTGCTGTCCTCTAACAGctctttaataaaaacaaaactttgagCTGTGGAATGGTAACACTAACTGCTATTTCCTTTATTTAGTTCGTAATAGTCATGAATTTCTCAACTTAAAGATATACCTCTGTAAATAAGATTATTTATAGATcagaattatttatatttgatatatgtacACCAGTTGTGTGTTACTGTTGGAGATTAACTTGAAAATGGGTCCAAGGTTATGTAATTGAGATTgaaggtcagtttcaaaactcgAGCATCTTATTGGTTAAATtaaagttcatttttgaaaatgaccAATAAGAATGCTTACCGTAACTCTTGTTTAAAATGCAGGTAGATAGCCAGGTTAAGATATCCAATTTTACAATCCTATGATAATATTAAAGATACAGTTAGCACAACATGAAGAGTTTAAGAtgacttttttctgttttcagccTGAAAAGCTGGTAGTTCTTCAAGAATGTTTTGAAGGTAAGGtataaagataattttttttttttttggcaaaatatgtttcattttaacttATTTATAGATAAAATGAGAAGTTTACGGAATTGCTCTCAAGTCCTTTTCTGTGAAATACCGGTAACCAGCATTTGAGGAGACACTTTTTGAGCAATGTGGGATTCTCACCTGTGACCACTGGATGAGTGATAAACACTTCATCACCTGTAGAAAGTCCAGCATTATCCTGATTATATTATAGATGAAAACAAAATCCTTAACTGAAAGTGTAATAAAATTCTATTTACTGGTAGACAGTCCCAGTTAAGGCTATCTGTAAATGAAGCTGGATAGGATTTGGAGGAGTGAACTGTGTGTATCCACAAAACTTTAGCCTACAgcctactgtgaaatcattagtctCCGTGCGgtactaattttcatggatttcttggTTGAGTCAATTCACAAAATCTAATCCCAAAGAAGTAgtaaaatttctatttattttatgttcgaaggtcaaaatccacaaatttatatcctcataaaatagccattttggccaaaaccagGAAATTTCTTGTGAAATTGGAAATTTCTTATGAAATTCgcagatttttcagtattttgaagTCTTTCTCTCAAAAAGAAGCAGATTAATTCATATTATAAAGGGTATATTTCAGACAGGAAGCCTGCTGTACCTGTTGATCATGATGAAGTATTGAGGAAATCACAGATGGTAAGATTAAGGTATGGTGTAACTGGTTTGTTCTTGAAGTGAGTCTAAGTACAGAGTCATAGTCCTGACCACTGTTGGTTCTAGCCCTGTTTAGGTTGTCACTAGGGCAAACATCTGACTTGCAGAAGATCAGTGGATCAAccagtgcctgaaataatgccaagaAGGGCACATATagacttcctccaccatgaaaagctgggaAGTTGCTGTTTTATCCTGAACTGTGTCATTGTCTcttaaaacaagacaaacaagcaggtttcattattttcataatgGATTTTTTGACTATGATTATACAGTGCACTGTAGAAAAGGATAGTctgtgatatatttatatataataatatacactGATACATATATTTGTACTTATTAGAAAAAAAGGTGTTTTGCCCAGATTGTGTTGTTTTGCAAATTCaagatttatattttcaaaattaccaTACTGCAAGTTGTAATTGAGTACTATGAAGTCATGGATATATGTGTGGgcttaattttcatggatttcattaTTGCATCAATTCACGAAATCAAATCCCAACAACAAAATTCCTACTTATTTTATCTTCATAGGGCGATATCCATGACTTCAAGTcctaatgtttgaaaataaatattgttccaAGTCTGTGAAGGAAGGAGTCACCAAAACATGACTGGAAAAGAGCTTAGAAGGTCCATAATAGATGTAAAGTAAATTTTCACTTCAGCTAAACGAGGTATGACTACCGGTATGTTGaaaattgttgttaaagataaGACTGATGATCGGtaatttgaatgaaaatgaaatgctTGAAAATTAATCTCCTGATATTTCAGTAATGTTGGACACAGTGCATACTACTTAACTGGTAGGTTAGCGGTATTAGAACAAGAACTTGTAAACCATTTCTCAGCACATCTCCGATCAAAGAATATAACACAGATGTTGGCACCAGAGATGTTTAAAACTCCTGTAGTGGTGggtaaatgtacatattttattttgcttggcATTTTGAAGACCAGACTTGGTTTCTTATGGTTGAAAAGATTCAGTATTGAATTGGTTTGAGTGATACGTATCAGGGTTTGTGGCATGATTTTATGTTAAGATTGGTTTTGTTTAGTGCTGCCAGTATCAGAGGTTAACCGTATTAAGTTTGGTTGATTTTTAGCTCAGATTCAAAATTTATGGATACCGAAGTTAAATTCTGAGACTTGTcaccaaattcagttttataatcTTATTGCCAGTTTTTCTTTTTGTCTGATTGTAAATAAATCAGTGATATAATGTGCACACATgtagaaattgaaatattttggttaTTACAGAAGAGGTCAGTATTTTTCTAAGTGATTCAAAGATGGAAAATAAGATTATTCATTCTGAACTGAATATAAACTAATAAACAAGTCAGAGGTTGTAGGAAATACTTGTAGTCATGAGTTTGGATTCAGCTTCAAAACTTCACTGCAACATTgtctaaaactaaaatttaaaactcACACTCAAAAACATACGCCATTGTGTTTGATATTGCCTAAGTCAGGAAAACATTAGTTATGCGACATTTTCCTGACTATGACAATATCAGTGGCATCAGAGACAGTATTTTCATGGGTTGTACAGCCATGTCATTGAGTGACAAATTAAAATAAGCTGTTCTTGAGTGAAAGCAACGCAAGTGGAAGTTCAAATATTATCCACTGTAACAGTTTTATTTCAATAAGCCCGCCCCCTTAGCTCAataggagagcgcagatctatggatcgcgggttCTTCAGTACGAGCcctgggtgaggcgtatgttctccgtgacgatttgataaaagacattgtgtctcaaatcatttgtcctccgccactgattcatgtggagaagttggcagttacttgcagagaacaggtttgtactggtacagaatccaggaacactggttaggttaactgccgttacataactgaaatactgttgaaaaacggcgttaaacctgaaacaaacaaaatcagtAAATTGCTGAATGTCATTCAGTCAGTTAATTAAAGTAAGTTAAAAGCAGTAATCGTTAGAAATACATGTAACTGTTTGAAGTTACTGTATTGGTATTTAAACACACAGTTTTTGCATAATTTAGGAAGCTGGCTGTATTGATGTAATGGATCCAGCTTCAGTATACAGATTGCAATATAAACATGGTACCAAACAGATAACAGATTGGGATTCTGACCACATGTTTCTGCAAGGGGCTTCACAGCTGTCATTTCTATGTAAGTAATGCAGTGTAAATCACTTGATTTTATTGGACATTCTGACTTTGGTTGGTGGGGTGGAGATATCAAAATATGGTATATATTgtatttattcttattttttatacgcccgtttgaaaaacgggacgtattatgggaacgcccctggcgggcgggcggggggcgggcagcgtccacagaccttgtcaggagcatatcttctacatgcgtggagggattttgatgaaacttggcacagttgttcaccatcatgagacggagtgtcatgcgcaagaaccaggtccctaggcttaaggtcaaggtcacacttagaggtcaaaggatacaagaatgaaaactttgtccggagcatatcttcttcatgcatagagggattttgatgaaagttggcacaattgttcatcatcatgagacggagtgtcatgcgcaagaaccaggtccctaggtctaaggtcaaggtcacacttagaggtcaaaggatacaagaatgaaaactttgtccggagcatatcttcttcatgcatagagggattttgatgaaagttggcacagttgttcatcatcatgagacggagtgtcatgcgcaagaaccaggtccctaggtctaaggtcaaggtcacacttagaggtcaaaggatacaagaatgaaaactttgtccggagcatatcttcttcatgcatggagggattttgacataacttggcacaaatgttcaccaccacaagacggagtgtcatgcgtaagaaccaggtccctaggtctaaggtcaaggtcacacttagaggccaaaggtcagatacaagaatgactgtcctaagcatttcttcttcatgcatagagggattttgatgtagcttggcacaattatacaccatcatgagacggagtgtcttgcgcagttcccttctttagaattacttcccttttttgttactataaatagcttatatggtaactttttcattactagtcgtagggaaaaatccagaccacttttctgtagtacaacatgcatgttacatccaattttgaggtgtattttgaccaatctctacctggtaaggatttttgtgtggacttacaatttttttttttgtattttttatttttatttttttttaaagattaacttcccttagttgttactataaataacttatattgtaacttttttataattgaccgtagggaaaaacaaagaccacttttctgtggtacaacatagttgttactttctaattttaggtgtattttaaggtatctctacctggtaaagagtttttttgtggacttagaaaaacaaaagaattacaatgattactaaacaaccacaaaattaaaattacatctgcaaatacaggtgctagagtaaagaaatttgctgtgacgggcgtatatgtACACCACATGAAGTACTCTGAGGGTGATAATAGGAACTTTTTAAATTCCCAAACTTTCATGATTAGtttcaaatatttcatcaaaaatactATTCTGAGAGGAATTTTCCTTTGTATATGACTCTTGGTcttaaaaaatgatttgactttatTTGTGAATGGATTCAGGATATCTTAATTAGCATAAAAGCAAGGTCCCATGCATAAATTTCTAAAGtcagtattttcaaaattgttttgccTGATTTTACAAtaggaaaatacatttttggccataaaattgacatgaaaaaaaaaatacttaagaCTCAAAAGATCCTCATTCATTCTTACGAGATCTTAAAAATGATACATAGTTAAGCTGGATCCTGCAAAataacagggatataaattagcaggagcccagtagcccatggcct
The genomic region above belongs to Mercenaria mercenaria strain notata chromosome 12, MADL_Memer_1, whole genome shotgun sequence and contains:
- the LOC123534153 gene encoding serine--tRNA synthetase-like protein Slimp isoform X2; translation: MNSKSKLLFYIKGQVVPRLLTYTYITSCRKLTCCPSRKLLTGCSAQEQGYTNQRAKFVTQSAQCLIQRAKLMQSVNWFVQNAKLLGQNGKFRTEDIMPPAQIVLQARFYSSSVFVSDRHSDSSSSFQFDHDLEEKLSDIEKLKTNLQRRGLHIDVEQLRRDYLEYVELHKEKFRLETEREDIARQIAVIVAQQKESKTKSKEQISQMKKLVEKGKNAKTRQKELMGKYWDVEEKVMISALSLPSNLSQDVPEKLVVLQECFEDRKPAVPVDHDEVLRKSQMVRLSNVGHSAYYLTGRLAVLEQELVNHFSAHLRSKNITQMLAPEMFKTPVVEAGCIDVMDPASVYRLQYKHGTKQITDWDSDHMFLQGASQLSFLSYFAKMLISSEDLPVKLFVVGRNYIPENSETSSLPGLYGVLQSIQVCLCGVCSTRESCGQVMEQFTDILTDIYKQFELPFRLVSLPACSLTAAEENRIELQIWVPSLQQYLKVASVSMCGDYSSRRLMIRCSHSTRKSSSNPVYMVHCEVTDVTRMIALLLEYGLADNTWER
- the LOC123534153 gene encoding serine--tRNA synthetase-like protein Slimp isoform X1; translation: MVEEVTIGKNVIIDMNSKSKLLFYIKGQVVPRLLTYTYITSCRKLTCCPSRKLLTGCSAQEQGYTNQRAKFVTQSAQCLIQRAKLMQSVNWFVQNAKLLGQNGKFRTEDIMPPAQIVLQARFYSSSVFVSDRHSDSSSSFQFDHDLEEKLSDIEKLKTNLQRRGLHIDVEQLRRDYLEYVELHKEKFRLETEREDIARQIAVIVAQQKESKTKSKEQISQMKKLVEKGKNAKTRQKELMGKYWDVEEKVMISALSLPSNLSQDVPEKLVVLQECFEDRKPAVPVDHDEVLRKSQMVRLSNVGHSAYYLTGRLAVLEQELVNHFSAHLRSKNITQMLAPEMFKTPVVEAGCIDVMDPASVYRLQYKHGTKQITDWDSDHMFLQGASQLSFLSYFAKMLISSEDLPVKLFVVGRNYIPENSETSSLPGLYGVLQSIQVCLCGVCSTRESCGQVMEQFTDILTDIYKQFELPFRLVSLPACSLTAAEENRIELQIWVPSLQQYLKVASVSMCGDYSSRRLMIRCSHSTRKSSSNPVYMVHCEVTDVTRMIALLLEYGLADNTWER